In one window of Comamonas testosteroni DNA:
- a CDS encoding molybdopterin-dependent oxidoreductase — translation MNTSIWHRDNAEAVVAEARNLIKKQLPQASRRQFLARGLTLGGLGLLSGCSIDDSPTAEAALTRISHFNDRVQGWLFDSSRLAPTYPDSMITRPFPFNAFYDESKVPEVEASSFLLEVTGLVANKRRWTLDELRALPQYAQVTRHICVEGWSAIGKWGGPRFGDFLRAVGADLNARYVGFQCADDYYTSIDMATALHPQTLLALDWDGQPLPPKYGFPMKLRMPTKLGYKNPKHIQAIFVSNTFNRGYWEDQGYNWFGGS, via the coding sequence ATGAACACATCTATCTGGCACAGGGACAATGCCGAAGCCGTCGTCGCGGAAGCTCGCAATCTGATCAAAAAGCAACTGCCGCAAGCATCGCGCAGGCAGTTTCTGGCGCGCGGGCTCACCCTGGGCGGCTTGGGCTTGCTCAGTGGGTGCAGCATCGACGACAGCCCCACTGCCGAAGCAGCGTTGACGCGTATCTCGCATTTCAACGATCGGGTGCAGGGGTGGTTGTTCGACTCCTCACGCCTTGCTCCCACTTACCCCGACTCCATGATCACCCGGCCGTTTCCCTTCAATGCTTTCTACGACGAAAGCAAGGTGCCAGAGGTCGAGGCGTCCAGCTTTCTTTTGGAGGTTACAGGCCTGGTGGCCAACAAGCGCCGCTGGACACTGGATGAGCTGCGTGCCTTGCCGCAGTACGCGCAGGTTACGCGCCACATCTGTGTGGAAGGCTGGAGCGCCATCGGCAAATGGGGTGGACCACGTTTTGGCGACTTTCTACGCGCCGTGGGGGCAGACCTCAACGCTCGCTATGTAGGCTTTCAATGTGCCGACGACTACTACACCAGCATTGACATGGCGACGGCCTTGCATCCGCAGACACTGCTCGCCCTCGACTGGGATGGGCAGCCCCTGCCACCCAAGTACGGCTTCCCAATGAAGCTGCGCATGCCCACCAAGCTTGGCTACAAGAATCCTAAACACATACAGGCCATCTTCGTGAGCAATACCTTCAACCGAGGCTACTGGGAAGACCAGGGCTACAACTGGTTCGGCGGCAGCTGA